Proteins co-encoded in one Mastacembelus armatus chromosome 24, fMasArm1.2, whole genome shotgun sequence genomic window:
- the fsaf1 gene encoding 40S small subunit processome assembly factor 1 has protein sequence MLNCYQQHCFLLTCLCSNLTMSSVTNGEEDGDSLFLEGVLDKLYDFGNGPPSKKMLKSQKKKKRKRFEEEEEEFSAVRDACSDSEDCRAQQNADRAQQTGPAIQQVNQVEVVTFQDPTKKLKTKQKPTPDKTPITEKKEGAQVEELNLEKARLEIHRFGITGYKKEEQRVFEQDRAIMLGARPPKKEYVNYKVLQHQIKEKNKKVKEEVHTDFKKKKKQNNKRDKNKKKLPSGSGSAPSGQVGRFKNGMLILSSKEIQKIKSSQRGK, from the exons ATGCTAAACTGTTATCAACAGCACTGTTTTTTGTTAACCTGTTTGTGCAGTAATCTTACAATGAGCTCAGTGACAAACGGAGAGGAAGACGGAGATAGTCTGTTTCTTGAAGGAGTTTTGGATAAGCTTTATGACTTTG GTAATGGGCCGCCATCAAAAAAGATGCTTAAGtctcagaagaagaaaaaacgaAAAAGGtttgaggaggaagaagaagagtttTCTGCTGTGAGGGATGcctgcagtgacagtgaagacTGCAGAGCACAACAAAATGCTGATAGAGCACAGCAAACAG GTCCAGCCATTCAGCAGGTGAACCAGGTGGAGGTAGTGACGTTTCAGGACCCCACAAAGAAACTGAAGACCAAGCAGAAGCCAACCCCTGACAAGACACCT ATAACAGAGAAGAAGGAAGGTGCCCAAGTAGAAGAACTCAACTTGGAAAAG GCTCGTCTGGAAATCCATCGGTTTGGAATCACAGGCTATAAGAAGGAGGAGCAGCGTGTTTTTGAACAGGACAGAGCAATCATGCTGGGAGCCAGA ccCCCTAAAAAGGAATATGTCAACTACAAGGTACTACAGCACCAGATCAAGGAGAAGAATAAGAAAGTGAAGGAGGAGGTTCACACA GActttaagaaaaagaagaagcagaataATAAGAG GGACAAGAACAAGAAGAAGCTGCCCTCTGGTTCTGGTTCAGCCCCCTCAGGCCAGGTGGGCCGCTTCAAGAATGGCATGCTGATCCTCAGCTCAAAGGAGATCCAGAAAATCAAAAGCAGCCAACGAGGCAAATag